The DNA window CAGGGTGACGTTGTCGCGCAGCTTGTATCCGGTGTCGATGAGGATGCCCAGACCGCCGGCGCTCACCAGGAAGCACAACGTTGCGGTGCCGACGGCGAGGACCAGCGACGTGCGCAGGCCCGCCAGGATGTAGGGCACCGCGAGCGGGAACTCCACCCGGCGCAGCACCGTCAGCGCCGACATGCCCTGTCCGCGACCGGCGTCGACCAACGCCGGGTCGACCTCCTGGTAGCCGAGGATGGTGTTCCGCAGCACCGGCAGCAGCGAGTAGAACGCGATCGGCAGCACCCCGATCCAGAATCCCGTCGTCCGCGTCGCGAGGTAGAACAGCACCAGCAGGCCGATTGCGGGCGCCGAGGCGCCGATGTTGGCGATGCCGACGAAGATGGGTGCGAGCCTGCGGAATCCGGGTCGGGTCAGCAGTGTCCCCAGCGGCACCGCGATCACCAGCACGATCAGCACCACCGCGACGGTGATGAGCACGTGCTGCCACGTGAGCGTGGCGATGTTGCCGACGCTGATGCTGGCCTGCTGGGTCGCCGACAGGTCCCGGGTGAAGGCCCAACCCAGCACGCCACCGGCGAGGAGCAGCACGAGCA is part of the Rhodococcus sp. SGAir0479 genome and encodes:
- a CDS encoding ABC transporter permease; the protein is MTARTERGAAARAERLRLLVQPVLVLLLAGGVLGWAFTRDLSATQQASISVGNIATLTWQHVLITVAVVLIVLVIAVPLGTLLTRPGFRRLAPIFVGIANIGASAPAIGLLVLFYLATRTTGFWIGVLPIAFYSLLPVLRNTILGYQEVDPALVDAGRGQGMSALTVLRRVEFPLAVPYILAGLRTSLVLAVGTATLCFLVSAGGLGILIDTGYKLRDNVTLVVGAVLAVALALLVDWVGALAETFLGPKGLR